A genome region from Camelina sativa cultivar DH55 chromosome 10, Cs, whole genome shotgun sequence includes the following:
- the LOC109126905 gene encoding LOW QUALITY PROTEIN: uncharacterized protein LOC109126905 (The sequence of the model RefSeq protein was modified relative to this genomic sequence to represent the inferred CDS: deleted 2 bases in 1 codon; substituted 2 bases at 2 genomic stop codons): MLANCTENENTEGERGREKEEEEKCELFCRXERKQXMGFLSSSINAPNAVLLCFPLFFINGLLSIPSVLINNTLIID; this comes from the exons ATGCTTGCGAATTGCACAGAGAACGAAAACActgagggagagagagggagag agaaggaagaggaagagaaatgtGAGTTGTTTTGCAGgtgagaaagaaaacaataaatggGGTTTTTGTCCTCCTCCATTAATGCGCCGAATGCT GTTCTGCTCTGCTTCCCACTCTTCTTCATTAATGGTTTGCTCTCTATACCGTCGGTTCTAATAAATAATACTTTaataatagattaa